The following are encoded together in the Glycine max cultivar Williams 82 chromosome 8, Glycine_max_v4.0, whole genome shotgun sequence genome:
- the LOC100781978 gene encoding probable LRR receptor-like serine/threonine-protein kinase At1g63430 codes for MKLYTSLLLLGLVSMLSFVASVMIPSGEVLALKTFKEAVYEDPHMVLSNWNTLDSDLCDWNGVSCTATRDHVIKLNLSGASLRGFLAPEFGKITYLQELILHGNSLIGVIPKELGMLNSLKVLDLGMNQLTGPIPPEIGNLTQVMKINLQSNGLTGRLPPELGKLKYLQELRLDRNKLQGSLPGGGSSNFSSNMHGMYASGVNMTGFCRLSQLKVADFSYNFFVGSIPKCLAYLPRSSFQGNCLHIKDIKQRISVQCAGASPAQSGPVVNPRYLPATKHVTKHQEASKPAWLLALEIVTGTMVGSLFIIAILSAIQRCNNKPSIIIPWKKSASGKDYMAVHIDSEMLKDVMSYSRQDLEVACEDFSNIIGSSPDSVVYKGTMKGGPEIAVISLCIKEDNWTGYLELYFQREVADLARLNHDNTGKLLGYCRESSPFTRMLVFEYASNGTLYEHLHCYEEGCQLSWTRRMKIIIGIARGLKYLHTEIEPAFTISELNSNAVYLTEDFSPKLVDFESWKTILERSEKNSGNVSSQGAVCVLPNSLEARRLDTKGNIYAFAVLLLEIISGRPPYCKDKGYLVDWARDYLEMPEVMSYVVDPELKHFRYEDLKAICEVITLCINPDHSVRPSMRELCTMLESKIDTTINLELKASSLAWAELALSS; via the exons ATGAAGTTATATACTTCATTGTTGTTACTTGGTTTGGTTTCCATGCTCTCTTTTGTGGCTTCTGTCATGATCCCTTCAGGTGAAG tGTTGGCACTTAAAACTTTCAAGGAAGCTGTGTATGAAGATCCACATATGGTTTTGTCCAATTGGAATACTTTGGATTCAGATCTTTGTGACTGGAATGGTGTTTCTTGTACTGCAACTCGAGATCATGTCATCAAGCT TAATCTATCTGGGGCTTCATTAAGGGGATTTCTTGCTCCAGAATTTGGGAAAATTACCTACTTACAAGAACT GATCTTGCATGGAAACAGTCTCATTGGAGTAATACCTAAAGAATTGGGCATGTTGAACTCTCTCAAGGTGTTGGATTTGGGAATGAATCAGTTAACAGGACCAATTCCTCCAGAGATTGGAAATTTGACCCAAGTTATGAAAAT AAACCTTCAGTCCAATGGGTTGACTGGTAGGCTACCTCCAGAGCTAGGAAAGTTGAAATACCTTCAAGAGCTTCGGCTGGATAGGAATAAGCTTCAAGGATCTCTTCCTGGTGGTGGCAGttcaaatttttcttcaaatatgcATGGGAT GTATGCCTCGGGTGTGAATATGACTGGCTTCTGTCGTTTGTCTCAGTTAAAAGTTGCAGATTTTTCATATAACTTTTTTGTTGGTAGCATACCCAAATGCTTGGCATATCTTCCAAG ATCAAGCTTTCAAGGAAATTGTCTCCATATCAAAGACATAAAACAGCGGATTTCGGTGCAATGTG CTGGTGCTTCGCCTGCCCAAAGCGGACCAGTAGTGAACCCAAGGTACCTACCTGCTACTAAACATGTGACCAAGCATCAAGAAGCATCAAAACCTGCTTGGCTTTTGGCTCTAGAAATAGTGACGGGAACCATGGTTGGTTCTCTCTTTATTATTGCTATTCTCTCTGCGATTCAGAGGTGTAACAACAAACCATCTATCATCATTCCTTGGAAAAAATCTGCAAGCGGAAAAGATTATATGGCAGTACATATAG ACTCTGAGATGTTGAAGGATGTGATGAGTTATAGCAGACAGGACCTTGAAGTGGCCTGTGAAGACTTCAGCAACATAATTGGGTCCTCACCGGATAGTGTGGTCTACAAGGGTACCATGAAGGGTGGGCCTGAGATTGCTGTGATTTCCCTCTGCATCAAGGAAGATAATTGGACAGGATACCTTGAGCTCTATTTTCAGAGAGAG GTGGCAGACTTGGCAAGGTTAAATCATGATAACACAGGAAAGCTGTTAGGATATTGTAGAGAGAGCAGTCCATTTACAAGGATGCTGGTTTTTGAATATGCATCAAATGGAACACTTTATGAGCACCTACATTGTT ATGAAGAAGGGTGCCAGTTGTCTTGGACAAGGCGTATGAAAATTATCATAGGCATTGCCCGTGGACTCAAGTATTTGCACACTGAAATTGAGCCGGCGTTCACTATCTCAGAATTGAATTCCAATGCCGTTTACCTCACAGAAGATTTTTCCCCTAAG CTGGTTGATTTTGAAAGTTGGAAGACAATTCTTGAAAGATCCGAAAAAAATTCTGGTAATGTTAGTAGCCAGGGTGCTGTTTGTGTTCTACCAAACTCTCTTGAAGCGCGCCGTCTCGACACCAAAGGAAACATCTATGCTTTTGCTGTACTTCTATTGGAGATAATCAGTGGGAGACCTCCATACTGCAAGGACAAAGGGTACTTGGTGGATTGG GCTAGGGACTATCTTGAAATGCCAGAAGTAATGTCATATGTGGTGGATCCTGAGTTGAAACATTTTAGATATGAAGACCTCAAAGCAATATGTGAGGTGATAACTCTTTGCATCAATCCTGATCACTCTGTCCGTCCATCAATGCGTGAATTATGCACTATGTTGGAGAGCAAAATAGACACAACAATAAATTTGGAGCTAAAGGCATCATCACTGGCTTGGGCTGAACTAGCACTTTCGTCATAA
- the LOC100777685 gene encoding protein LURP-one-related 4 has product MAKVYPQIIPTSPDQTQCLTSKRETYTLWLKSLVFHSNGCTVYDSNGDIVYRVDNYDRKGRREVNLMDLRGKVLCTIKKRLLALGCWEGHRCMSSDFGTQEQPWFQVKRCNQMIKGKVACQISVGCQKYSLVRISGKTEAFKIVNMDGQIVAEAKQKHSPSGVVLSNDVLTLDLAAGTDHSLIIALVTVYGLICGIM; this is encoded by the exons ATGGCCAAGGTTTACCCTCAGATCATACCCACATCTCCAGATCAGACTCAGTGTCTCACCTCCAAAAGAGAAACATACACTCTATGGTTGAAATCACTTGTCTTCCACTCCAATGGATGCACTGTCTATGACTCTAATGGTGACATCGTTTACCGAGTTGACAACTATGACAGAAAGGGTAGAAGAGAAGTTAATCTCATGGATCTACGAGGCAAAGTTCTCTGCACCATAAAGAAG AGGTTACTAGCTCTTGGATGCTGGGAAGGCCACAGGTGCATGAGTTCCGATTTTGGTACACAGGAACAACCATGGTTTCAAGTTAAAAGATGTAATCAAATGATCAAAGGGAAAGTAGCTTGCCAAATTTCTGTGGGGTGCCAAAAATACAGCCTAGTAAGAATAAGTGGCAAAACAGAAGCATTTAAGATCGTAAACATGGATGGACAAATAGTTGCGGAGGCAAAGCAAAAACACTCACCCTCAGGAGTTGTACTGAGTAACGATGTTCTAACGTTGGATTTGGCTGCAGGCACAGATCATTCCCTTATAATAGCTCTTGTCACAGTATATGGATTGATATGCGGTATAATGTAA
- the LOC100819574 gene encoding intracellular protein transport protein USO1: protein MFRWRSERHRVKAVFKLHFHVTQMVQSGVDALVLSIVPGDIAKVTTRLEKAAVRGGVCRWDNPAYETVKFVQEPKTGKFSERLYYFVVSTGLSKASSFGEVSVDFAEYADATKPSTVSLPIKNSHCDAVLHVSIQRLQENNDKREEEDSEDAKLKPNDRSLRTYLSNGEIDANSKSDSSEDVSAKANTNGAALSADCRTSSGSDITLSSSDGSSGLDTPRENGLRNGGIHPNNNGFPSDVSHPSEPQKPAVNASAVMYDIHQRSQWDWSARSEHSLSTDGSTNGSQDALPRERSLQASDMEIERLKAELAALARQADMSDLELQTLRKQIVKESKRGQELSKEIISLKEERDALKIECDNLRSFRKQMEEAKVSSRPPLDSGDLCTLVEEIRQELKYEKELNANLQLQLKKTQDANSELVLAVQDLDEMLEQKNRETCSLSNKHEEGKNSYELGSKLSNCETDDEEQKELEELVKEHSNAKETHLLEQKIIDLYGEIEMYRRDKDELEMQMEQLALDYEILKQENHDIAYKLEQSELQEQLKMQYECSSPPAVDDVEAHIQNLENQLKQQSEEFSTSLATIKELETQISRLEEELEKQAQGFEADLDAVTRDKVEQEQRAIRAEEALRSTRLKNANTAERLQEEFRRLSTQMASTFDANEKAAMRALTEASELRAQKRLVEAMLHKVNEELQSAKADYEVKLNELSKKIDMMTAQKQQMLLEIDDKSKQLENQKTHEEQVSRDFSEEILILKAENERLKVEISCLSQQVEQKEMLRNDLELMKKSLEESEARLQTQTVERNELVSEIALLKKEAERSLDELNRMKNLKDEKEMAGRVLQSELEALRAQYNDLKSSLIEDEAEKENLRKQVFQLKGELKKKDDALTNIEKRFKDSNGRTQLSEGTKTNSKNKKGASIPQSSKEMANLREKIKTLEGMIKSKETALEMSTSSFLEKEKELQSKIEELEDKVEEFNQSIALQKVVEDTNTITSNGVAVSLFKSDVHLSEKEAEISTIDSNGGGNLCDTLAELSLLKERNNSMETELKELQQRYSEMSLRFAEVEGERQKLVMTVRNLKNARKAQMTTSS, encoded by the exons ATGTTCAGATGGAGGAGTGAGAGACACAGGGTCAAAGCTGTTTTCAAACTCCACTTCCATGTCACCCAG ATGGTGCAATCTGGGGTGGATGCTTTGGTGCTGTCTATAGTTCCAGGGGACATTGCAAAGGTAACTACGAGGTTAGAGAAAGCAGCAGTTCGTGGTGGAGTTTGTAGATGGGATAATCCTGCCTACGAAACAGTGAAGTTTGTTCAGGAGCCAAAGACTGGGAAATTCAGTGagagattatattattttgtggtTTCAACG GGGTTATCAAAAGCTAGCTCCTTTGGGGAAGTTTCTGTGGACTTTGCTGAGTATGCTGATGCTACAAAGCCCTCCACTGTCTCTCTTCCCATTAAGAATTCTCATTGTGATGCCGTCTTGCAT GTATCCATCCAGAGACTAcaagaaaataatgataaaag AGAGGAAGAGGATAGTGAAGATGCCAAACTAAAACCCAATGATAGAAGTTTGAGGACCTACTTAAGCAATGGAGAGATAGATGCAAACTCTAAAAGTGATTCTTCTGAA GATGTGTCTGCCAAAGCAAACACCAATGGAGCTGCATTGAGTGCTGATTGTAGAACATCTAGTGGATCTGACATTACATTGTCAAGTTCTGATGGCAGTTCTGGACTTGATACTCCGCGAGAAAATGGACTAAGAAATGGTGGCATCCACCCCAACAACAATGGTTTTCCTTCAGACGTCAGTCACCCTTCAGAGCCCCAAAAACCTGCTGTAAATGCCTCTGCAGTAATGTATGATATTCATCAGAGATCACAATGGGACTGGTCAGCTCGCTCAGAACACAGTTTGAGTACAGACGGTTCAACTAATGGTTCTCAGGATGCGCTTCCTAGGGAAAGATCCCTTCAAGCATCTGATATGGAAATTGAAAGACTCAAGGCTGAACTCGCTGCATTGGCCAGGCAGGCGGACATGTCAGACTTAGAACTACAGACTCTTAGGAAGCAAATTGTAAAGGAAAGCAAAAGAGGACAGGAGCTCTCAAAGGAAATCATTAGCTTGAAAGAGGAAAGAGATGCACTCAAGATTGAATGTGACAATCTCAGATCTTTTCGCAAACAAATGGAGGAGGCCAAAGTGAGTAGCAGGCCTCCATTGGATAGTGGGGATCTTTGTACTCTTGTTGAAGAAATTAGACAAGAACTGAAGTATGAGAAGGAGCTGAATGCGAATCTCCAATTACAGTTAAAGAAGACCCAAGACGCAAATTCTGAACTAGTTCTTGCAGTGCAGGACCTGGATGAAATGCTGGAGCAGAAAAATAGGGAAACATGTAGTCTTTCCAATAAACATGAAGAGGGTAAAAACTCCTATGAGTTAGGGTCGAAGCTCTCTAATTGTGAAACAGATGACGAAGAACAGAAAGAATTGGAAGAGCTAGTTAAGGAGCACAGCAATGCCAAGGAGACTCACTTACTTGAGCAAAAGATTATAGATCTCTATGGTGAAATAGAGATGTATAGGAGAGACAAAGATGAGTTAGAGATGCAGATGGAGCAGCTTGCACTAGACTATGAGATATTGAAACAGGAAAACCATGATATTGCATATAAGCTGGAACAAAGTGAACTGCAAGAACAGTTAAAAATGCAGTATGAATGCTCATCTCCTCCTGCTGTTGATGATGTTGAGGCCCATATTCAGAATCTGGAAAATCAACTCAAGCAACAGTCTGAAGAATTCTCAACTTCTCTGGCTACCATCAAGGAACTTGAAACCCAAATCAGCAGATTAGAGGAGGAACTGGAGAAACAAGCCCAAGGATTTGAAGCTGATCTAGATGCCGTGACACGCGACAAAGTTGAGCAGGAGCAAAGAGCCATCCGTGCAGAAGAAGCTTTGCGGAGCACCAGACTTAAAAATGCTAACACTGCTGAGAGGCTTCAAGAAGAATTTAGAAGGCTCTCAACGCAAATGGCCTCTACATTTGATGCAAATGAGAAGGCTGCCATGAGGGCATTGACCGAAGCAAGTGAACTTCGTGCGCAGAAAAGACTAGTGGAAGCAATGCTGCACAAAGTCAATGAAGAGCTTCAGTCTGCCAAAGCTGATTATGAGGTAAAACTGAATGAACTATCCAAAAAAATTGACATGATGACAGCTCAGAAACAACAGATGTTGTTGGAAATTGATGACAAGTCCAAGCAGCTTGAAAATCAGAAGACGCACGAGGAACAAGTTAGTAGGGATTTCTCTGAAGAGATCCTGATTCtaaaagcagaaaatgaaagGCTTAAAGTGGAGATATCATGCCTCTCTCAGCAAgtagaacaaaaagaaatgttaagaAATGACTTGGAGCTTATGAAGAAATCACTTGAGGAATCCGAGGCTCGGTTACAAACTCAAACAGTGGAAAGAAATGAGCTGGTGAGTGAAATTGCTTTGTTGAAGAAGGAAGCAGAAAGGTCACTTGATGAGCTAAATAGGATGAAGAATCTCAAGGATGAAAAAGAGATGGCAGGTAGAGTGTTGCAGTCAGAGTTAGAAGCACTTAGAGCTCAATACAATGACTTGAAAAGTTCTCTTATTGAGGATGAGGCTGAGAAAGAAAATCTGAGAAAGCAAGTTTTCCAGCTAAAGGGTGAACTAAAGAAGAAAGACGACGCATTAACCAACATTGAGAAGAGGTTCAAGGATAGCAATGGACGCACACAGCTTTCTGAGGGAACTAAAACAAACTCAAAGAACAAAAAAGGTGCTTCAATTCCTCAGAGTTCAAAAGAAATGGCAAATCTGAgggagaaaataaaaacacttgAG GGCATGATAAAGTCCAAGGAAACTGCTTTGGAAATGTCAACTTCTTCATTTTTGGAGAAGGAAAAGGAGCTCCAATCCAAAATTGAGGAACTGGAGGACAAAGTGGAGGAATTCAACCAGAGCATAGCTTTGCAAAAG GTTGTTGAGGACACGAATACTATTACTTCAAATGGTGTTGCAGTGTCATTATTCAAGAG TGATGTACATTTGTCGGAGAAAGAAGCAGAAATATCCACAATAGATAGTAATGGGGGTGGCAACCTTTGTGACACTTTAGCTGAATTATCGTTGCTGAAGGAAAGAAACAACTCAATGGAAACGGAGCTGAAAGAGTTACAACAAAGATACTCAGAAATGAGTCTCAGATTTGCGGAGGTAGAAGGTGAAAGACAAAAGCTTGTTATGACTGTACGAAACCTCAAGAATGCCAGAAAGGCCCAAATGACTACTAGTTCATGA